The following nucleotide sequence is from Halorussus caseinilyticus.
CCTCGGTGATGCAAATCGTCGTCCGCGGCGACGACGTACTCTCGAAGGAGTCGCTTGTCGAGACGCTCCGACTCCAGCAACGGCTCCGTGAGAACCGGACCGTGAACGCGACTCTCAGCGAGGGCCAACCCACCGTCGGTCTCTCGAACCTCGTGGCGACTGCCGCGATGCGCGAGTCCCAGTCGCCGAACGGCACCCAACCTTCGAACGCCACCGCGGGCGGACCGCCACAGCGCCCGCCGTCGCTGGACGCCCAAATCGCTCAACTGGAGTCGATGTCCCAGTCGGAAATCGACCGGGTGGTTCTGCGAGTGCTGGACCCCGAGGAGTCTTCGGCCGGGCCGGTTGACCCCTTCACCCTGCTGGCGACCGACTACGAACCAGGGAGTACGACCGCCTCGGCCCGCGTGGTCCTCGTCTTCCAGCAGTCCGACACCGCGGGTGATTCGCTCCCCGACGACGTGGTGGCGGCCCAACTCGCCACCAGCGACATCGCCGACCGGACCGTCGAATCGACCGACGCGTTCGTCTTCGGCGCGGGCATCGTCAACGAGCGGTCCGGACAGGCAACCGGCGAGAGTTTCGCGGTCATCACGCCGTTCGCGCTCCTGCTAATCGTCGGCGTCCTGTTCGTCGCCTACCGGGACCTCTTCGACGTTGCGCTCGGACTGCTGGGCACGCTCTTGGTCCTCGTCTGGATGGGCGGGTTCATGGGGTGGGCCGGTATCGGCGTGACCCAAATCATCATCGCCGTGCCGTTCCTGTTGGTGGGTCTCTCCATCGACTACGCCCTCCACGTCGTCATGCGCTACCGCGAGGCCAGAGCCGACGACCCCGACAGGTCGCCGCGCGAGGCGATGCGCGCGGGTCTCGCGGGCGTGACCGTCGCGCTCGCGGCGACCACGTTCACCACCGCGGTCGGGTTCACCTCGAACCTCGTCAGTTCCATCGCGTCCATCCGGCAGTTCGGTCTCGTCTCGGCGTTCGGCATCGTCTCGGCGTTCGTCGTGTTCGCGGGTCTCCTGCCCGCGCTCAAACTCGAACTCGACGGCCTGCTCGAACGCCTCGGGTTCGACCGCCGGAAGCGAGCGTTCGGGACCGGCACGAGCGCGGTCAACCGACTGCTCGGGGTCGGCGCGACCGCGGCGCGTCGGGTTCCGGTCGCCATCGTCCTCGTCGCGTTGGTCGTGAGCGCGGGCGGTGGATACGCCGCCACCGACATCGACACCTCCATCAATCAGGTGGACTTCCTGCCGCGGGACTCGCCCGACTGGATGGACTCGCTCCCCGGACCGCTCCGACCCGGCGACTACGAACTCCGGGAGAACGTCGTCTTCCTCAACGACAAGTTCGTCCAGTCGCGGGACCGCTCGGAGGTCCAGATACTCGTCGAAGGCCCGGTCACGTCGCCCGATACGTTGGACCGACTCGCGGCGGCTCGCGAGTCGGTCGGCGAGAGTTCGACCCCCATCACGCTCGCCAGCGGTCGGCCCTCGGTCGACGGCCCGCTGTCGGTGATTCGGCGGGTCTCGGCCCGAAACGAGACGGTCGCGCAGGTCGTCGCCGAACGAGACGCCGACGGCGACGGGATTCCGGACCGCGACCTCCGGGCGGTCTACGACGCGGTGTACGCCGCGGCACCCGACGAGGCGGCGGGCGTCGTCTACCGCGAGGGCGGCGAGTACCGCGCGGTCCGCCTCTCTGTCGCCATCCGCGGCGGGTCCGACACCGGCACCGTCACTAGCGAGATGCGCGCAGTCGCGGCGTCCATCGAGGACGGGAGCGACCTGACGGCGACGGCGACGGGCCAACCCGTCATCAACGAACTCGTCCAGCGGGAACTGCTCACGACGCTGGTCGAGACGTTCCTCGTCACGCTCGGGGTCATCGTCTCGTTCCTGACGGTCATCTTCTACCGGCGCTACGGCACCCTCTCGCTCGGCGCGGTGACGATGGTGCCGGTCGTGTTCGCGCTGAGTTGGATTCTCGGCGCGATGTACCTGCTCGGGATTCCGTTCAACACCGAGACGGCTATCATCGCCAGCATCGCCATCGGCATCGGCGTGGACTACGCCATCCACATCAGCGAGCGCTTCGTGGAAGAACTGTCGGACGGCGGCGACCCGGTGGCGGCGCTGGAGACGACGCTGGCGGGAACCGGCGGCGCGTTGCTGGCGAGTGCGACCACGACGGCGGGCGGGTTCGGCGTCCTACTGTTCGCGTTGGTCCCGTCGCTCCAGCGGTTCGGACTCGTCACGGGGAGTGCCATCGTCTTCGCGTTCGCGTCGAGCGTGGTGGTCCTGCCGAGTCTGCTCGTCCTCTGGTGGCGGTACCTCGGTACCGACGCGGCGGTAGACGACTCGACGGCCGGAACGACCGGCGACTGACTGGTCACAGCATCGACGTGCGACCCGTCACGTCGTCGGCGTCGAGTTTATAAA
It contains:
- a CDS encoding efflux RND transporter permease subunit, which gives rise to MGFADRYADVLTTYSKVVLALLLVSTAVVGYGAGSVDSGLTIASFGSDSTEAQKLDYVEANFSDDDENTSVMQIVVRGDDVLSKESLVETLRLQQRLRENRTVNATLSEGQPTVGLSNLVATAAMRESQSPNGTQPSNATAGGPPQRPPSLDAQIAQLESMSQSEIDRVVLRVLDPEESSAGPVDPFTLLATDYEPGSTTASARVVLVFQQSDTAGDSLPDDVVAAQLATSDIADRTVESTDAFVFGAGIVNERSGQATGESFAVITPFALLLIVGVLFVAYRDLFDVALGLLGTLLVLVWMGGFMGWAGIGVTQIIIAVPFLLVGLSIDYALHVVMRYREARADDPDRSPREAMRAGLAGVTVALAATTFTTAVGFTSNLVSSIASIRQFGLVSAFGIVSAFVVFAGLLPALKLELDGLLERLGFDRRKRAFGTGTSAVNRLLGVGATAARRVPVAIVLVALVVSAGGGYAATDIDTSINQVDFLPRDSPDWMDSLPGPLRPGDYELRENVVFLNDKFVQSRDRSEVQILVEGPVTSPDTLDRLAAARESVGESSTPITLASGRPSVDGPLSVIRRVSARNETVAQVVAERDADGDGIPDRDLRAVYDAVYAAAPDEAAGVVYREGGEYRAVRLSVAIRGGSDTGTVTSEMRAVAASIEDGSDLTATATGQPVINELVQRELLTTLVETFLVTLGVIVSFLTVIFYRRYGTLSLGAVTMVPVVFALSWILGAMYLLGIPFNTETAIIASIAIGIGVDYAIHISERFVEELSDGGDPVAALETTLAGTGGALLASATTTAGGFGVLLFALVPSLQRFGLVTGSAIVFAFASSVVVLPSLLVLWWRYLGTDAAVDDSTAGTTGD